One stretch of Croceibacterium atlanticum DNA includes these proteins:
- a CDS encoding M13 family metallopeptidase yields the protein MIRKMLAAGVSAAALAIAIPAYAQEEERIPTPTMDFGTWGFDPAEIDQQVDPGDDFFAYANGKWVRENPIPAEFTRFGAFNILREKSTADVEALVSDLVKQDPAPGTAGRRIVDAYQSYLDTDAIDAAGLAPAQPYLAEIFAAQDLNALVRIFPKAGLPSLISAGVTVDSKDPDSYIVSIGFDGMGLPDRDYYLVDNERNLEIRQRYKEYLTFLLGKAGYQDPAAAAESVYAFEHKVAQLEWDRTALRNRDITYNKLTRDDLLALAPEFPTALLLDAAGFSDQGQFLAPQIPPGEEEAAELELSRETLEGIGGGTPAMMKLVSATPLATLKAYMAAQFLSAHASVLPSEFDDANFAFYGKFLNGQEEQRPRWKRAIAAAESQLGEQLGALYVERYFPPESKAAMDALVKNLRKALAVSIEENDWMTPETKEQAIAKLDSFNPKIGYPDEFETYDGLEIKAGDALGNRIRATEWAIEDNRSKLGQPVDRSEWGMLPQTVNAYYNPVFNEIVFPAAILQPPFFNPDADPAVNYGGIGAVIGHEMGHGFDDQGAKSDATGTLRNWWQPADLAQFTELGDKLAAQYDAYCPYDNGDTCVNGRFTLGENIGDNGGLSLAYRAYRMSLDGKEAPVIDGLTGDQRFFLAWAQVWRSAQREAAGRQRLMTDPHSPEEFRTNGAVRNQDAWYEAFKVEPGDDLYLAPEDRVRIW from the coding sequence ATGATCCGCAAAATGCTTGCTGCAGGCGTTTCCGCCGCCGCTCTTGCCATTGCCATTCCCGCTTATGCGCAGGAAGAGGAGCGCATTCCCACCCCGACCATGGATTTCGGCACCTGGGGATTCGACCCGGCCGAGATTGATCAGCAGGTGGATCCGGGCGACGATTTCTTCGCCTATGCCAATGGCAAATGGGTTCGCGAAAATCCGATCCCTGCCGAATTCACGCGGTTCGGGGCCTTCAACATATTGCGCGAGAAATCGACTGCCGATGTCGAGGCGCTGGTGTCCGATCTGGTGAAGCAGGACCCGGCGCCCGGCACTGCGGGCCGCCGTATCGTCGATGCCTATCAGTCCTATCTGGATACGGATGCGATTGACGCGGCGGGCCTTGCCCCGGCGCAGCCCTATCTGGCGGAAATCTTCGCGGCGCAGGATCTGAACGCGCTGGTCCGCATATTCCCCAAAGCGGGCCTGCCTTCGCTGATTTCTGCTGGGGTCACGGTCGATTCCAAGGATCCCGACAGCTATATTGTCAGCATCGGCTTTGACGGCATGGGCTTGCCCGATCGCGATTATTACCTGGTGGATAATGAGCGGAACCTTGAAATCCGTCAGCGCTACAAGGAATATCTGACGTTCCTGCTGGGCAAGGCCGGGTATCAGGACCCGGCTGCCGCCGCGGAATCGGTTTATGCCTTCGAACACAAGGTGGCGCAGCTGGAATGGGACCGCACGGCCCTGCGCAACCGGGACATCACCTATAACAAGCTGACCCGGGATGATCTCCTGGCGCTGGCTCCGGAATTCCCGACCGCGCTTCTGCTGGATGCGGCGGGCTTTTCCGATCAGGGGCAGTTCCTCGCCCCGCAGATTCCGCCCGGCGAGGAGGAAGCGGCCGAGCTGGAACTGTCGCGTGAAACCCTGGAAGGGATCGGCGGCGGGACGCCAGCGATGATGAAGCTGGTCAGCGCAACCCCGCTGGCGACGCTGAAAGCCTATATGGCCGCGCAATTCCTCAGCGCCCATGCTTCCGTCCTGCCCAGTGAATTCGACGATGCGAATTTCGCATTCTACGGCAAGTTCCTGAACGGGCAGGAAGAACAGCGCCCGCGCTGGAAGCGCGCGATTGCCGCCGCCGAAAGCCAGCTGGGTGAACAGCTCGGCGCGCTGTATGTGGAGCGGTATTTCCCGCCGGAGAGCAAGGCGGCGATGGATGCGCTGGTGAAGAACCTGCGCAAGGCCTTGGCCGTCAGCATCGAAGAAAACGACTGGATGACGCCGGAAACGAAAGAGCAGGCCATCGCCAAGCTCGATTCGTTCAACCCCAAGATCGGCTATCCCGACGAGTTTGAAACCTATGACGGGCTGGAGATCAAGGCGGGGGACGCGCTGGGCAACCGTATCCGCGCAACCGAATGGGCCATCGAGGACAACCGCTCCAAGCTGGGTCAGCCGGTCGATCGCAGCGAATGGGGCATGTTGCCGCAGACGGTGAACGCCTATTACAACCCGGTCTTCAACGAAATCGTGTTCCCGGCCGCGATCCTGCAACCGCCCTTCTTCAACCCGGACGCCGATCCGGCGGTGAATTACGGCGGTATCGGTGCGGTGATCGGCCACGAAATGGGCCACGGTTTCGACGATCAGGGCGCCAAGAGCGATGCCACGGGCACGCTGCGCAATTGGTGGCAGCCTGCCGATCTCGCGCAGTTTACCGAACTGGGCGACAAGCTGGCGGCACAATATGATGCCTATTGCCCTTATGATAATGGCGATACCTGTGTGAATGGCCGCTTCACCCTGGGCGAAAATATCGGCGACAATGGCGGGCTCAGCCTTGCCTATCGCGCTTACCGCATGTCGCTGGACGGGAAGGAAGCCCCGGTGATTGACGGGCTGACCGGCGATCAGCGCTTCTTCCTGGCATGGGCGCAGGTATGGCGTTCCGCACAGCGCGAAGCGGCGGGCCGCCAGCGCCTGATGACCGATCCGCACAGCCCGGAAGAATTCCGCACCAATGGCGCAGTACGCAACCAGGATGCCTGGTACGAAGCGTTCAAGGTGGAACCGGGTGACGATCTGTATCTGGCGCCGGAAGATCGCGTCCGTATCTGGTGA
- the phhA gene encoding phenylalanine 4-monooxygenase — MAATIEPESDFSALPDPGEGVFTAPLKRPAHVGEDWLEPAQTDYSAEDDKIWDELFARQMEILPGRACTAFMQGLDKLDLGRGGVPDFGRLSEELGRQTGWSVVPVPMLIPDHVFFWHLANRRFPAGNFIRTRETFDYIQEPDVFHDVFGHVPMLTDPVFADYMQAYGRAGWKAMRYNRLKALGALYWYTVEFGLIREADGLRIYGAGILSGPREAVFALEGESPNRIMLAVDRVMRTDYVIDDLQPTYFVIESFEDLYHQTVERDFDQLYRNLGPGFTYANAAVLDIDNLLHRGTQEYHLRGGRGSGAAPV; from the coding sequence ATGGCTGCCACCATCGAACCGGAAAGTGATTTTTCCGCCCTGCCCGATCCGGGCGAGGGTGTGTTTACTGCGCCGCTCAAACGGCCGGCACATGTGGGCGAGGATTGGCTGGAGCCGGCCCAGACCGATTATTCCGCCGAAGACGACAAGATCTGGGATGAATTGTTCGCGCGGCAGATGGAAATTCTGCCCGGTCGTGCCTGCACCGCTTTCATGCAGGGGCTGGACAAGCTGGATCTGGGCCGGGGCGGCGTGCCCGATTTCGGCCGCCTGTCCGAAGAGCTCGGCAGGCAGACAGGGTGGAGCGTCGTGCCCGTGCCGATGCTGATCCCCGATCACGTATTCTTCTGGCATCTGGCCAATCGCCGTTTTCCGGCGGGCAATTTCATCCGCACCCGTGAAACATTCGATTACATTCAGGAACCGGATGTTTTCCACGACGTGTTCGGCCATGTGCCGATGCTGACGGACCCGGTCTTCGCCGATTACATGCAGGCCTATGGCCGGGCCGGGTGGAAGGCCATGCGGTATAACCGGCTCAAGGCGCTGGGCGCGCTCTACTGGTACACGGTGGAATTCGGCCTGATCAGGGAAGCGGACGGGCTGCGGATTTATGGTGCGGGCATATTGTCCGGCCCGCGCGAGGCGGTGTTTGCGCTGGAAGGCGAATCACCCAACCGGATCATGCTGGCCGTGGACCGGGTGATGCGGACCGATTACGTGATCGACGATCTGCAGCCGACCTATTTCGTGATCGAAAGCTTCGAAGATCTCTATCACCAGACGGTGGAACGCGATTTCGACCAGCTCTATCGCAATCTCGGGCCGGGCTTCACTTATGCCAATGCCGCCGTTCTGGACATCGACAATCTGCTGCACCGGGGCACGCAGGAATATCATCTGCGCGGTGGGCGCGGATCGGGGGCGGCGCCCGTCTGA